GCCACCATCGACAAGCGCATCCGCCCGCTGCTGGTGCGCATGCTGGCGCCCGATCCGAAGGACCGCCCGGCCGACATGGCCGAGGTCGCCTCCTGGCAGGCGAAAGGCGGTGCGAACTCTGCCGGTGGCGGTGGACGCGCCTTTCCCTGGCCGCGGGTCGCCGGCGTTGCCGCGCTCGCGCTGCTTGCCGGGGGCGGATTCTTCGCCTGGAAAATGCTGGGCGGTAGCACTCCGGTCCAGCAGGCGATGAACAGCCCGCCGCCCGCCTTGAGCGACGAGCGCCCGCCAGCCTCGCCCAGCGCTGGGTCGAGCACCCCGGTGCCGGAACTCACGCCCGCGACTCCGCCTCCACCGGCGAACCCGGCGCCCTCCCCGCAGCCGGCAAGCCAGAGCGAGCCGCCCGCGCTGCAATCGCCTACGCCTCCCGGGCCAGTTGCGCCGCCGCAGCCATCTGCGTCTTCGCAATCTCCTGCGCCCGCGACACCGGAATTGAAGCCGGCGCCGACACTGCCGCCGGCCACCTCAACCTCGACGACCGGCCCGAAATCGACGCCGGTCGCTCCGCCGCCAGCCTCAACGGCTCCGGAGCCCGAGCCGCGCACTGCCGCCGAGCGGACGGCGCGCTATGTCGCCGACTATGACGGTGGCGCCTGCTTCTTCCTGTGGCCGACGGCGATCGCCGACAAGCGCACCACGATCGAAGGCTTCGGCAGCACGGCCGAGCCCTTCGTCGGCTTCGATGCCGCTTTCAAGAAGGCGCAGGGCTACGAGGCGCAGATCAGCCTGCGCACCGTCACCACAGCGCAGTGCCCGATGGTCGACTTCCTGCGCCAGCTCGGCCGCGGCATTGACCGCAGCCCGGTCATGCAGATCGGCGCCTTCACCATGAGGAGCGGCGACACGCTGTCCGGCACGGTCGAAAGCGACCCGGGCAAGAATCTCGATATCCTGCTGATCGGCGATGACGGGCTGGTCTACAATCTCGCCAACTACACCCGTCGCGAAGGCGGCAAGGCGAGCTTCAACCTCAAGCTTGAATCGACGGCGGCTTCAGGCGCGCCCGTGCGGCCGCAGACCGTGCTCGCGCTGGTGAGCCAGGCGCCGCTGCCGGCACTGTCGGGCCCGAACCCGGCCCCGGCCGGCGACATCTTCCCCGGCCTGCACCAGGACCTCGCCCGCGCCGGCGGCAAGGTCGGCGTCGGCATCAAGTATTTCCGGATCGAGTGATTGTCGGAGGCGTCATTCTCGGGCGAAGCGAAGCGCAGACCCGAGCATGACGCGAGCCATCA
This genomic interval from Bosea sp. 29B contains the following:
- a CDS encoding serine/threonine-protein kinase; amino-acid sequence: MSDSDRTVFMPRTGLAPGVRLNGIYEIERLIATGGMGEVYQGRAIQTGDAVAIKIVRSDMAQDANVIALFRNEASALHNLYNEAIVRYYVFTVDPATQATYLAMEFVDGKSLSDLLKQGPLPFEEVDLLRRRIASGLHAAHMLGITHRDVSPDNIILPGGQVTRAKIIDFGIAKSKLAEKTVIGSGFAGKFNYVSPEQLGLYGAEVTGKSDIYSLGLVLAEALGGRPLDMGGTQMQILEKRRRVPDLATIDKRIRPLLVRMLAPDPKDRPADMAEVASWQAKGGANSAGGGGRAFPWPRVAGVAALALLAGGGFFAWKMLGGSTPVQQAMNSPPPALSDERPPASPSAGSSTPVPELTPATPPPPANPAPSPQPASQSEPPALQSPTPPGPVAPPQPSASSQSPAPATPELKPAPTLPPATSTSTTGPKSTPVAPPPASTAPEPEPRTAAERTARYVADYDGGACFFLWPTAIADKRTTIEGFGSTAEPFVGFDAAFKKAQGYEAQISLRTVTTAQCPMVDFLRQLGRGIDRSPVMQIGAFTMRSGDTLSGTVESDPGKNLDILLIGDDGLVYNLANYTRREGGKASFNLKLESTAASGAPVRPQTVLALVSQAPLPALSGPNPAPAGDIFPGLHQDLARAGGKVGVGIKYFRIE